The following proteins come from a genomic window of Paroceanicella profunda:
- a CDS encoding LysR family transcriptional regulator, with amino-acid sequence MAELVDMRAFLVTARLGSFSAAGRELGLAPSVMTKRVGRLEEKMGGRLFLRSTRSLTLTALGERVRPRLQLLVGEIDEVLKGAGPADGTVEGNLRIKMPTVTAQFLGALLADFQVANPRLTLDIHMVDRSVNPLEEGFDISIGALPASYVNVIDEPLCPYRRILCAAPAYLEARGRPAHPTDLIEHDCLTYLVTGNTWTFDSPQGPMNVEVHPKFNVNDSRVLLSAARRGLGLATLPVFLCQEDLAAGRLVALMEEYPVSTLWLKALVPRIKRNRPAVRALVEHLQSRMGPIPPWESAALTG; translated from the coding sequence ATGGCAGAACTCGTCGACATGCGCGCCTTCCTGGTGACGGCGCGACTGGGAAGCTTTTCGGCGGCCGGCCGGGAGCTGGGGCTTGCGCCCTCGGTGATGACCAAGCGTGTCGGCCGCCTGGAGGAGAAGATGGGCGGACGGCTGTTCCTGCGCTCCACCCGTTCGCTCACCCTCACCGCGCTCGGCGAGCGGGTGCGCCCGCGCCTGCAGCTTCTGGTGGGCGAGATCGACGAGGTGCTGAAGGGCGCCGGCCCCGCCGACGGCACGGTGGAGGGCAACCTGCGCATCAAGATGCCCACGGTCACCGCCCAGTTCCTCGGCGCCCTGCTGGCGGACTTCCAGGTGGCGAACCCGCGGCTGACCCTCGACATCCACATGGTGGACCGCTCGGTGAACCCGCTGGAGGAGGGGTTCGACATCTCCATCGGCGCGCTGCCGGCCTCTTACGTGAACGTGATCGACGAGCCGCTCTGCCCCTACCGCCGCATCCTGTGCGCCGCCCCGGCCTATCTGGAGGCGCGCGGCCGCCCGGCCCACCCCACCGACCTCATCGAGCATGACTGCCTCACCTATCTCGTCACCGGCAACACCTGGACCTTCGACAGCCCGCAGGGCCCGATGAACGTGGAGGTGCACCCGAAGTTCAACGTGAACGACAGCCGGGTGCTGCTCAGCGCCGCGCGCCGGGGCCTCGGCCTCGCCACCCTGCCGGTGTTCCTGTGCCAGGAGGACCTCGCCGCCGGGCGGCTGGTGGCGCTGATGGAGGAGTACCCGGTCTCCACCCTGTGGCTGAAGGCGCTGGTGCCGCGCATCAAGCGCAACCGGCCGGCCGTGCGCGCCCTCGTCGAACACCTGCAGAGCCGGATGGGCCCCATCCCACCCTGGGAAAGTGCCGCGCTCACCGGCTGA
- a CDS encoding homocysteine S-methyltransferase family protein, with product MSRPFTRSPLPQTQGGLFLTDAGIETWLIFNRGVRLRSFAAFELLDSASGRAALRDYYLPFLELARSSGHGFVLETPTWRAGADWGAELGYSAAALTRLNREAVRFLAELARTAAPEVRVVLSGNIGPRGDGYDPGAPMTAAAAEEAHAFQVGVFATTEVEMISAATITSSAEAIGIARAAGTAGLPCAIGFTVETDGRLPSGEGLIAAIRAVDAACPVPPAYYMINCAHPDHFAGVLAQAGETAQRIRSLRANASRMSHAELDGAETLDAGDREELAQLYAGLMRQLPALSVVGGCCGTDHGHVREIARACGGIAHAAG from the coding sequence ATGTCGAGACCGTTCACCCGTTCCCCCCTGCCGCAGACGCAGGGCGGGCTGTTCCTCACCGATGCCGGGATCGAAACCTGGCTGATCTTCAACCGCGGCGTCCGGCTGCGCAGCTTCGCGGCCTTCGAGCTGCTGGACAGCGCGTCCGGCCGCGCGGCGCTGCGCGACTACTACCTGCCGTTCCTGGAGCTGGCGCGCAGCTCCGGCCACGGCTTCGTGCTGGAGACGCCGACCTGGCGGGCGGGCGCGGATTGGGGGGCCGAGCTGGGCTACTCCGCCGCCGCCCTCACCCGGCTGAACCGCGAGGCGGTGCGCTTCCTCGCCGAGCTCGCGCGCACGGCGGCGCCGGAGGTGCGCGTGGTGCTCTCCGGAAACATCGGCCCGCGCGGCGACGGCTACGACCCGGGCGCGCCGATGACGGCCGCGGCGGCGGAGGAGGCGCATGCCTTCCAGGTGGGTGTCTTCGCCACCACCGAGGTGGAGATGATCTCCGCCGCCACCATCACCAGCAGCGCCGAGGCGATCGGCATCGCCCGCGCCGCCGGCACGGCGGGCCTGCCCTGCGCCATCGGCTTCACGGTGGAGACCGACGGTCGCCTGCCCAGCGGCGAGGGGCTGATCGCGGCGATCCGCGCCGTGGACGCGGCCTGCCCGGTGCCGCCGGCCTACTACATGATCAACTGCGCGCATCCCGACCATTTCGCCGGGGTGCTGGCACAGGCGGGAGAGACGGCGCAGCGCATCCGCAGCCTGCGGGCCAATGCCTCGCGGATGAGCCATGCCGAGCTCGACGGTGCCGAGACACTCGACGCCGGGGATCGCGAGGAGCTCGCGCAGCTCTACGCCGGCCTGATGCGCCAGCTTCCCGCGCTGAGCGTGGTGGGCGGCTGCTGCGGCACCGACCACGGGCATGTGCGCGAGATCGCCCGGGCCTGCGGCGGCATCGCGCACGCGGCGGGCTGA
- the bluB gene encoding 5,6-dimethylbenzimidazole synthase translates to MQSKPGGLAAAGPFSAEERAAVYRAITTRRDVRSQFLPDPLPEALVQRLLMAAHHAPSVGLMQPWNFILVREAAAKARMRAAFERANAAASARFAGARRALYDSLKLQGITEAPLNLCITCDRTRGGPVVLGRTQNRDTDLYSTVCAVQNLWLAARAEGVGVGWVSIFEEADLRAELGLPEEVVPVAWLCLGYVAELHESPELEARGWAKRRALAPLVFEGTWGRAPARPDETAGPGE, encoded by the coding sequence ATGCAGAGCAAACCGGGCGGCCTTGCCGCCGCCGGGCCGTTCAGCGCCGAGGAGCGCGCGGCCGTCTACCGTGCCATCACCACCCGCCGCGACGTGCGCAGCCAGTTCCTGCCGGACCCGCTGCCCGAGGCGCTGGTGCAGCGGCTGCTGATGGCCGCGCATCACGCGCCTTCGGTGGGGCTGATGCAGCCGTGGAACTTCATCCTGGTGCGCGAGGCCGCCGCGAAGGCCCGGATGCGCGCCGCCTTCGAGCGCGCGAATGCCGCCGCCTCGGCGCGCTTTGCCGGCGCGCGCCGGGCGCTCTACGACAGCCTGAAGCTGCAGGGCATCACCGAGGCGCCGCTGAACCTGTGCATCACCTGCGACCGCACGCGCGGCGGCCCGGTGGTGCTGGGGCGCACGCAGAACCGCGACACCGACCTCTACAGCACGGTCTGCGCGGTGCAGAACCTGTGGCTGGCGGCCCGGGCGGAGGGCGTGGGCGTCGGCTGGGTGAGCATCTTCGAGGAGGCGGACCTGCGCGCCGAGCTCGGCCTGCCCGAGGAGGTGGTGCCGGTGGCCTGGCTCTGCCTCGGCTACGTGGCGGAGCTGCACGAGAGCCCGGAGCTGGAGGCGCGCGGCTGGGCGAAGCGCCGCGCCCTGGCCCCGCTCGTGTTCGAGGGCACATGGGGCCGCGCGCCCGCCCGTCCGGATGAGACGGCCGGCCCCGGGGAGTGA
- a CDS encoding Crp/Fnr family transcriptional regulator — MTQPTGLMPMLAANPFFAGLSPAAREKIAAIGTMRRPRAGETLFFKGDTADGLYLVRRGQVAISVTDETGRRMTLNMLGSGDVFGEIALLDGQARTADAVVIEDAELFFVPRSTFLRLLAADSSLAVQVIELLCARLRDVSARMEDRGFLTLPARLARRMAVLVEDYGSEILISQEELALLAGATRETVNRQLRRWQAEGHISLGRRRITVHDTDFLTRIEELSK; from the coding sequence ATGACACAGCCGACCGGGCTCATGCCGATGCTCGCCGCGAACCCGTTCTTCGCCGGGCTCTCGCCCGCCGCGCGGGAGAAGATCGCCGCCATCGGCACCATGCGCCGCCCCCGCGCGGGCGAGACGCTGTTCTTCAAGGGCGATACCGCCGACGGGCTCTACCTCGTCCGGCGCGGGCAGGTCGCCATTTCCGTGACCGACGAGACCGGCCGGCGCATGACGCTCAACATGCTCGGCAGCGGTGACGTCTTCGGCGAGATCGCCCTGCTCGACGGGCAGGCGCGCACCGCCGACGCGGTGGTGATCGAGGATGCGGAGCTGTTCTTCGTGCCGCGCAGCACCTTCCTGCGGCTGCTGGCGGCGGACAGCTCGCTTGCGGTGCAGGTGATCGAGCTGCTCTGCGCCCGGCTGCGAGACGTCTCCGCGCGCATGGAGGACCGCGGCTTCCTCACCCTGCCGGCCCGGCTGGCCCGCCGCATGGCGGTGCTGGTGGAGGATTACGGTTCCGAGATCCTCATTTCCCAGGAGGAACTGGCCCTGCTCGCCGGCGCCACGCGCGAGACGGTGAACCGCCAGCTGCGCCGCTGGCAGGCCGAGGGGCACATCAGCCTCGGGCGGCGGCGGATCACCGTTCACGACACCGATTTCCTGACCCGCATCGAGGAGCTGTCGAAATGA
- the queF gene encoding preQ(1) synthase — protein sequence MSDKDIYAGLTQLGGATALPASPEEAVLERVPNPQAGTAYCVRFAAPEFTSLCPITGQPDFAHLVIDYVPGAWLVESKSLKLYLGSFRNHGAFHEDCTVSIGKRLVELLDPAWLRIGGYWYPRGGIPIDVFWQTAAPPEGVWIPVQGVPPYRGRG from the coding sequence ATGAGCGACAAGGACATCTACGCGGGGCTCACCCAGCTCGGCGGCGCCACCGCGCTGCCCGCCAGCCCCGAGGAGGCGGTGCTGGAGCGGGTGCCGAACCCGCAGGCCGGCACCGCCTATTGCGTGCGCTTCGCCGCACCCGAGTTCACCTCGCTCTGCCCGATCACCGGGCAGCCGGACTTCGCCCATCTGGTGATCGACTACGTGCCAGGCGCCTGGCTGGTGGAGAGCAAGTCGCTGAAGCTCTACCTCGGGTCCTTCCGCAACCACGGTGCCTTCCACGAGGATTGCACGGTCTCGATCGGCAAGCGGCTGGTGGAGCTGCTGGACCCGGCCTGGCTGCGCATCGGCGGCTACTGGTATCCGCGCGGCGGCATCCCCATCGACGTGTTCTGGCAGACCGCCGCGCCACCCGAGGGGGTCTGGATCCCCGTGCAGGGCGTGCCGCCCTACCGCGGGCGCGGCTGA
- a CDS encoding fumarylacetoacetate hydrolase family protein: MTQDTARLSPDALADRLIAARRDGTRLAPESFGASPASRDEALAVQTRVLSVFGPAGGFKTGRQEGQPPMIAPILASEIQASPAVLAPTASGRLAIELELGFLVTAPLPAADDPELEEKARACVALIPVLEIVDTRLTDHEPAGPLLRLADNQLNGGLVTGTPLADWQDFDFDAIRARLDLGDETVLDGPAEVPGGDAWATFCALVRGIGSHCGGLREGQIVITGSFNGMPFIRPGTAVRAHVEGLGDLSADYPA; encoded by the coding sequence GTGACCCAGGACACTGCCCGCCTTTCGCCCGACGCCCTCGCCGACCGGCTCATCGCCGCGCGCCGCGACGGCACCCGCCTCGCCCCGGAAAGCTTCGGCGCCTCCCCGGCCAGCCGCGACGAGGCCCTCGCGGTCCAGACCCGCGTGCTCTCGGTCTTCGGCCCCGCCGGCGGCTTCAAGACCGGCCGGCAGGAGGGCCAGCCGCCGATGATCGCCCCGATCCTCGCCTCGGAGATCCAGGCCTCGCCGGCCGTGCTCGCCCCCACCGCCTCGGGCCGGCTGGCAATCGAGCTGGAGCTGGGCTTTCTCGTGACCGCGCCGCTGCCCGCGGCGGATGACCCGGAGCTGGAGGAGAAGGCCCGCGCCTGCGTGGCGCTGATCCCGGTGCTGGAGATCGTGGACACCCGCCTCACCGACCATGAGCCGGCCGGTCCGCTGCTGCGCCTCGCGGACAACCAGCTCAACGGCGGGCTGGTGACCGGAACGCCGCTGGCGGACTGGCAGGATTTCGACTTCGACGCGATCCGCGCCCGGCTGGACCTCGGGGACGAAACGGTGCTCGACGGCCCCGCCGAAGTGCCGGGCGGGGACGCCTGGGCGACGTTCTGCGCGCTGGTGCGCGGCATCGGCAGCCATTGCGGCGGCCTGCGCGAAGGCCAGATCGTCATCACCGGGTCGTTCAACGGCATGCCCTTCATCCGCCCCGGCACCGCGGTGCGCGCCCACGTCGAGGGCCTGGGCGACCTGTCGGCCGACTACCCGGCCTGA